A single Glycine soja cultivar W05 chromosome 14, ASM419377v2, whole genome shotgun sequence DNA region contains:
- the LOC114383171 gene encoding E3 ubiquitin-protein ligase ATL23-like: MLDSVLLALFLPCLGMSAVFIVYMCLLWYATNHHSDPALPAKPVSDTGISPSQLDKLPRITGKDLLMGNECAVCLDEIGTEQPVRVVPGCNHAFHLECADTWLSKHPLCPLCRAKLDPSLFSSSQNPC; this comes from the coding sequence ATGCTCGATTCTGTGCTTCTGGCGCTTTTCTTGCCGTGCCTCGGCATGAGCGCCGTTTTCATCGTCTACATGTGCCTTCTCTGGTACGCCACCAACCACCACTCCGACCCCGCGCTACCGGCCAAGCCTGTCTCCGACACCGGAATCTCCCCTTCCCAGCTCGACAAGCTCCCCAGAATCACCGGAAAGGACCTTCTCATGGGAAACGAATGCGCCGTCTGCCTGGACGAGATCGGAACAGAGCAACCGGTTCGGGTGGTTCCCGGTTGCAACCACGCCTTCCATTTGGAATGCGCCGACACCTGGCTCTCCAAGCACCCTCTCTGCCCTCTCTGCAGAGCCAAACTCGACCCTTCGCTTTTCTCTTCTTCCCAAAATCCATGCTGA